One Burkholderia sp. WP9 genomic window, CCTGTCCGGCGTCGTGCCGGCCGTCACGTATGCGCGCCAGGAGCAGCATCGCTTCGGCATGCAGGGCGCGAACGACAACGGCCCGCTGCTGGCCGCGCTGGGCATTTCGTCGACCATCGACGACCGCCAGCTCTCGACCATGGAGCCGAACGGCCCGAACACCTTCAACCCGTCGGCCGACAATCTCGATCCGTTCTACAAGAGCGGCAACGTGATGCGGCTGATCCGCCTCGACGGCATTCCGGCCTGGGCGAGCAGCACCGGCGCCTTCCAGGACGACACCACGCTGCCGACCGATACGTCGTACTACCAGAGCTACATGAGCCGCGTCGGCACCGAATCGAACGCGATTCGCGCCGCGTACTTCCCGACCCAGTCGGCAAACTACTATCAGGTGACGTGGGAACCGAACCAGATGTGGACGGATACCGACGCCAACTACGTCGCGTTGTACAAGGCCGTCTATCAGGGCATTCATTCGACCGATCCGCACGCGATGGTGATGGGTCCGGCCGATGCTTTCCCGAGCCTGACCACTTCGCACCTCAAACGCCTCGCGCCGCTCGGCTTCGGCCAGTACATCGACGCCGTCGCCACGCACGGTTACTACGACGCGGGCACGTCGCCGTCGCATCCGCCTGAGCGCTACGACAGCGACCCGTCCACCGCCGACGGTTCGTTGCGCGGCCAGATGCGCAATCTGCGCGCGGAAATGGCCACCGACTACCGTACGGGCATGCATCTGTTCTCGACAGAAGCGGGCATCAGCTACGACCTCGGCTCGTCGTACGGTCCGAACTATCCGAGCGCCAACGTGCTGTACGCGCAAGCGGCGGTCGCCGCGCGCATGCACATCATCACGCTCGGCGAAGGCGCGGATCAAACCTACGTGTTCTACGGCGCGGACTATCCGGATGAAGTGGGCTACGGCACCTTCTTCGACCTGAGCGACGCGCAGGGCGCATTCGGCTCGACCAACATCAGCCCGAAACCGGTGGCGATGGCGATCAGCGCGATGACGCACACGCTCGACGGCACCACGACGCTGGGCCCGGTCAACGGCACGCCGACCGGCGTCTACGCGTACGCGTTCCAGCAGGTGGGCAACGGCGCGGTGATTACCGCTCTGTGGGCGCACAACAACAACGTGTGGAGCGCGAGTGCGGGCTTCAGCTCGACTTATAGTGTCGCGTACAGCCTCAATGTCGATCAACCGGGCACGAGCGGCACGGTCAAGGTGATCGACATGATGGGCAACGCGACCAATGCGAACTACAGCAACGGTGTGCTGACGCTCAACCTGACCGAATCGCCGGTGTATGTGGTGTCGAACAACGCGTCGGTCGCCAAGGCCAATGCGACGACGCCGGTGGGATACGTCGGCATGTAAGCCGCGCGTTCAAAGTACCCGGATTCGGGTACTGCGGCCGACATGAAAAACGTCAGCCGGCTCACGGGCCGGCTGACGTTATTTTTTTGGGCGTTCAAAACCTGCGCGGCGAGTGCAGTGCTTCAACTCTCTCCCAACTGCCCCTCCATACCGCGCAATTCGCTTTCGCGTTCCGTGGACACCTTGCCGATCGGCGGGCCGGCGAAACTCTTGCGCACGCCCGCGCCATACCAGATCGTCAGCAGCACCGCGAGCAAACCGGCAATCACGTAGACTACTTTCTGATTCGGCGGCTGCATGCCGACATACGCGAGCACCAGCGCGCCGATCACCGCCGCCACCGCGAACGGCTTCGACAGCATGCCCAACTGGAAGGGGCCTTTCTCGTTCCACGTACGGCCTTCAGCGAAAATGCCCGCCGCAATCGGCATGGCGTACGAGATGAACAGGAACACCGCGCTACCGGCGCTCAGCACCGTGAAAGCATCGCCATAGAGCGTGACGACGATCGCCAGCACCGCCGAGGTCCAGATGGCGGCGCCCGGCGTGCGATGCGCGGCATTCACTTTACGCAGCCACTTCGATGCGGGCAGGCCGCCGTCGCGAGCAAATGCGAACATCATGCGCGACGTGGAGGTCACTGCAGCAAGACCGCACACGTAGTTGATGAAGAACATCAGCAGTTCGATGACAATGCGCAGCGGCCCCGGAATCGGCGCGAGAATCGCTTCGAAGAAACCCGTGCCCTGCTTCACGACCGCGCCGATATCCGGCATGACCAGCACGAACGCGCACACCATCACGTAGCCGAAGGTCGTGGACCAGAACACCGAACCGACGATACCGCGCGGCACATTGCGCGCCGCCTGATGCGTCTCCTCCGAGGTATGCGCCGATGCGTCGAAGCCGGTAATCGTATAAGCGGTCAACAGAAGGCCGGAGAGAAACGCCATCGCCATGGTCTGCTTCGGCCACGCGCCGCCGTCCACACCCGTAAAGTTGGTGAACGTGTAGAGCCGCGACAGATCGATCTTGACCGGCGAATACACCAGCAACGCCCCCACCAGCAGGATCGTCACCACGAAGATCAGATAGCCCGACAGGTCGGTGATCCTGCTCGTGATACGAATGCCGCGATGATTGAGGAATGCTTGCGACGCGGTGATCACGGTCAGAAACAGCGTCTGCTGCCACCAGCCGAGCGACTCGGGCTTAACGCCGAACATCGGCGCGATCAGCGTGCGGAAGAACGGATCATAGGTGCCGAAGTTGATCGCGGCGACCACGAACACCAGGCCGAGCAGATTCAGCCACGCGGTCAGCCAGCCCCAAGTTTTACCGCCGAGAATCGAACTCCAGTGATAGAGGCCGCCCGCAGTGGGATACGACGAGGCGATCTGCGCCATCGCCGCGGCCACCACCAGCGCGAACAGCGAGCCGAGCGGCCAGCCGAGTCCGATCGACGCTCCGCCCGCCGCCGACAGGCCCATCTGGAAAGACGTGATGCCGCCCGACAGAATGCAGATCAGCGAGAACGACACCGCGAAGTTCGAGAACGCCCCCATGCGCCGGGACAGTTCCTGCGCGTAACCCATCTTGTGCAACAGCTTGACGTCGTTGTCGGCGGATTCCGCCGACGGCAAGGCCGTGTTGATGTCCATGACGCGATCCTTTGAACAGGGTTATGACGAAGCGGCCAACCGGCGAGCCGGTTCAACGGCGTGGCCGCGCCAGGCAAAGCGGCTCACGCGGCCGTGAAACAGTTATCGACGTACAGGTGTGCGCCGTTGACGAAACTCGCGTCGTCGCTCGCGAGAAAGAGCGCGGCGCGCGCCACTTCCTCCGGCGCGCACAGGCGGCCCTGCTGCACCGACAAGGCGGCTTCGCTCGCATCGAAGCCGTACTTCGCGAGCGCGCTGATTTCGCGGCGCCCATGCGGCGTGTCGATGAAACCAGGGCACACGGCATTGCAGCGAATGCCCCGGTCGCGATACTCGACGGCGATGGCACGCGCGAACATCGCGCATGCGCCTTTGGTGGTGCAATAGAGCACTTCGAGCGGCGTCGCCGCCACCGACGAGATCGACGCCGTGCAGACGATCGAGCCGCCGCCCGCAGCGAGCATGTGCGGCAGCACGGCCCGCGTCATCATGAACATGCTTTTCACGTTGACGTTCATGAGCCAGTCGTAGTCTTCGTCGGTGGTATCGACGAACGGCTTCACGACAATGCTGCCGGCATGATTGAACAACACGTCGATACGTCCGAAGCGCGCCATGATGCCGGCCACGGCGGCATCGACGGCCGCGCGCTTCGACACGTCGGCGGCAAACAGCTCGGCGCTGCCGCCTGCCGCGCGAATCCGCGTTACCACTTCCTCACCGGCATCCGTATTGATATCGACGACGGCGACCTGCGCGCCTTCCTGCGCGAACAGCAACGAGGCCGCGCCGCCCGCGCCCGTCGCGCCGCCTGACACGATTGCGATCTTGCCTTCCAGCCTGCCTGCCGATGTGCTCATACGTCACTCCCTTTCCTGTGCATTGCGTGATGCACAAAGTAGGGGCGGCAAAAAGTGGCGACTATCCAAAATTGGCAAAAAGATAAAAATCCCGTAAAAATTCCGCGTCCTGACAAAAGCATTACGAAGGCTTCCGGCCGCGCAGCAGGTAAGCAAAGACGGTAAGCAAAGACGCTCCGCGCCAACCCTACGGCAGGGCTTTTTTTTCGCATACACTGGTCGGCACGAGGCTTTCGGGGAGCGCCATCAGAATCGGGAGAAGCTATGCAGGCGGTCAATCAGACGAGCGGCGCGGTCGAGATTCGTTGTTGCCGCAACATTGACGAGCAGGCCATGCTGCTCGACGCATGGAACCAGAGCTACTGCCAGATCTCACGCGGCGCCTTCGACGGCTCGGTGAGTTCATGCCACGCGGGCGGCGTGCGGGTGCTGGTCGAGCGCCTGAACCGCACGGTCTATCAGCGCGGCCAGGTAGCGGCATCCAGGGTCGCGGTGGGCATTCCGTTTCAACTCGAAGGCCATGCGTTGTTGTGTGGACAGACGAGTCATCGCGATGGCTTGCACGTGTTTTCCGGCGATGGCGGTTTCGAATTTCTGTCGCCCGACAAGCATGTGGTGGTGAACCTCGAAATCGAGCCGGGCGCGATCGGCGACCCGCTGTTGCGCTCGCAACTCGACGAAATAACCCTGCTGCTCGGCTCGAGACCCGGCGTATTGAACGTCGATCCCGCGAGACTGCAGGGCTTTCGCGAGGTGCTGAAGCAGTTGCTCGACGCCGTCGCG contains:
- a CDS encoding amino acid permease — translated: MDINTALPSAESADNDVKLLHKMGYAQELSRRMGAFSNFAVSFSLICILSGGITSFQMGLSAAGGASIGLGWPLGSLFALVVAAAMAQIASSYPTAGGLYHWSSILGGKTWGWLTAWLNLLGLVFVVAAINFGTYDPFFRTLIAPMFGVKPESLGWWQQTLFLTVITASQAFLNHRGIRITSRITDLSGYLIFVVTILLVGALLVYSPVKIDLSRLYTFTNFTGVDGGAWPKQTMAMAFLSGLLLTAYTITGFDASAHTSEETHQAARNVPRGIVGSVFWSTTFGYVMVCAFVLVMPDIGAVVKQGTGFFEAILAPIPGPLRIVIELLMFFINYVCGLAAVTSTSRMMFAFARDGGLPASKWLRKVNAAHRTPGAAIWTSAVLAIVVTLYGDAFTVLSAGSAVFLFISYAMPIAAGIFAEGRTWNEKGPFQLGMLSKPFAVAAVIGALVLAYVGMQPPNQKVVYVIAGLLAVLLTIWYGAGVRKSFAGPPIGKVSTERESELRGMEGQLGES
- a CDS encoding SDR family oxidoreductase, translated to MSTSAGRLEGKIAIVSGGATGAGGAASLLFAQEGAQVAVVDINTDAGEEVVTRIRAAGGSAELFAADVSKRAAVDAAVAGIMARFGRIDVLFNHAGSIVVKPFVDTTDEDYDWLMNVNVKSMFMMTRAVLPHMLAAGGGSIVCTASISSVAATPLEVLYCTTKGACAMFARAIAVEYRDRGIRCNAVCPGFIDTPHGRREISALAKYGFDASEAALSVQQGRLCAPEEVARAALFLASDDASFVNGAHLYVDNCFTAA
- a CDS encoding helix-turn-helix domain-containing protein, whose protein sequence is MQAVNQTSGAVEIRCCRNIDEQAMLLDAWNQSYCQISRGAFDGSVSSCHAGGVRVLVERLNRTVYQRGQVAASRVAVGIPFQLEGHALLCGQTSHRDGLHVFSGDGGFEFLSPDKHVVVNLEIEPGAIGDPLLRSQLDEITLLLGSRPGVLNVDPARLQGFREVLKQLLDAVAATPTLLDDAAVAAAFEKSVIFGLADVLQDLRDADPHGNVEARTARNWQLVRGVRELIEESPQCPLSVAELCARFRASRRTLQYAFEDTLGVNPSAYMRAVRLDHVRRELRGSASVTEVATRWGFWHFGNFSSEYRGQFGELPSETWRRSRAV